The following are encoded in a window of Tessaracoccus flavescens genomic DNA:
- the cmk gene encoding (d)CMP kinase produces MSQLFAIDGPSGSGKSTTAKLLARRLGLGYLDTGAMYRAATIEYLRQYPDGASQEVVAQLVGDAELTCETSPNGPRFAINGRDVTDEIREPRISAAVSEVATNREVRRLLTVRMRVIIAEHDRRIVVEGRDITTVVAPDADVRVLLIADPEARVARRAAEVEGKATAEEVTDQVLRRDRDDSTVSNFTVAAEGVVVIDSTFLSPDQVVDRIVELAR; encoded by the coding sequence ATGTCGCAGTTGTTCGCCATCGACGGGCCGAGCGGGTCGGGGAAGTCGACCACTGCGAAGCTCCTGGCCAGGCGGCTCGGGCTCGGCTACCTCGACACCGGCGCCATGTACCGCGCGGCCACCATCGAGTACCTGCGGCAGTATCCCGACGGCGCCTCGCAGGAGGTCGTCGCCCAGCTCGTCGGCGACGCGGAGCTCACGTGTGAGACCTCGCCCAACGGGCCCCGCTTCGCCATCAACGGTCGGGACGTGACAGACGAGATCCGCGAGCCGCGCATCTCGGCCGCCGTCTCCGAGGTTGCGACCAACCGGGAGGTGCGCCGTCTACTCACGGTGCGGATGCGTGTGATCATCGCCGAACACGACCGCAGAATCGTCGTCGAGGGGCGCGACATCACCACCGTCGTCGCGCCGGACGCCGACGTGCGGGTGCTGCTGATCGCCGACCCCGAGGCGCGGGTGGCGAGGCGCGCCGCCGAGGTCGAGGGAAAGGCGACCGCCGAGGAGGTCACCGACCAGGTGCTGCGGCGCGACCGTGACGACTCGACGGTTTCGAACTTCACCGTCGCGGCCGAGGGCGTCGTCGTGATCGACTCCACGTTCCTCAGCCCCGACCAGGTCGTCGACCGGATCGTCGAACTGGCCCGCTGA
- a CDS encoding maltokinase N-terminal cap-like domain-containing protein: MAILHQATLSPTKLTIVTDYLDMLGWGAGPVQQVGSYRYDDPEGEVGVEGILATRGSDTFHLPFTYRGEPLKDAEPYLITTMEHSVLGKRWVYDATHDPVAIGCYLRALAGEQDQATLNVYDAAEQLVEVREPTVVVKAERRGPVAPDDLTLIRRLEEGVPVNPEAPALLAEWEGGNSAYIAFG; the protein is encoded by the coding sequence ATGGCAATCCTGCACCAGGCGACCCTCTCGCCCACCAAGCTCACCATCGTCACCGACTACCTCGACATGCTTGGCTGGGGCGCCGGCCCGGTGCAGCAGGTCGGCAGCTACCGCTACGACGACCCCGAGGGTGAGGTCGGCGTCGAGGGCATCCTCGCCACCCGCGGCTCCGACACGTTCCACCTGCCCTTCACCTACCGCGGCGAGCCCCTGAAGGATGCGGAGCCCTACCTGATCACGACGATGGAGCACTCCGTGCTCGGGAAGCGTTGGGTCTACGACGCGACCCACGACCCGGTCGCGATCGGCTGCTACCTGCGCGCCCTCGCAGGCGAACAGGACCAGGCCACGCTCAACGTCTACGATGCCGCAGAGCAGCTGGTAGAGGTGCGCGAGCCGACCGTCGTGGTGAAGGCCGAGCGACGCGGGCCCGTCGCCCCCGACGACCTGACCCTGATCCGACGGCTCGAGGAGGGCGTGCCGGTCAACCCGGAGGCGCCTGCGCTGCTCGCCGAATGGGAGGGCGGCAACTCCGCCTACATCGCGTTCGGCTGA
- the der gene encoding ribosome biogenesis GTPase Der, whose amino-acid sequence MTETVKPIVAVVGRPNVGKSTLVNRILGRREAVVQDTPGVTRDRVSYDANWNGREFVVVDTGGWVSDAKGMAAQIAEQAELAIATADAVLFVVDATVGTLDEDEAVVRVLRKSKKPVVLAANKVDDQRHEAMAATMWNLGLGEPYPVSAMHGRGSGDLLDAILDALPEAPREAEVEEAGPRRVAIVGKPNVGKSSLLNKLAAQQRVVVSDISGTTVDPVDEIVEVGGQVYRLIDTAGIRRRVKEASGHEYYASLRTQAAIERAEVCVMVIDASEPITDQDLRILNMIEEAGRALVIAFNKWDLTDEERRRYLDREIERDLIAWKWAPTVNISALTGRNVDKLSKAIEEAAAGWETRISTGKLNAFLGRLAASHPHPVRGGKQPRILFGTQAHSCPPTFALFTSGQMDDTYKRFIERRLREDFGFVGSPVHVEIRARAKRADRK is encoded by the coding sequence ATGACTGAGACAGTCAAGCCGATCGTCGCCGTCGTCGGCCGACCCAACGTCGGAAAGTCGACGCTGGTGAACCGCATCCTCGGCCGTCGCGAGGCCGTCGTGCAGGACACGCCCGGCGTGACCCGCGACCGCGTCAGCTACGACGCCAACTGGAACGGGCGCGAGTTCGTCGTCGTCGACACCGGAGGCTGGGTCTCGGACGCGAAGGGCATGGCCGCGCAGATCGCCGAACAGGCCGAGCTCGCCATCGCGACCGCAGACGCCGTCCTGTTCGTGGTCGACGCCACCGTCGGCACCCTCGACGAGGACGAGGCCGTCGTGCGGGTGCTGCGCAAGTCGAAGAAGCCGGTCGTGCTCGCCGCGAACAAGGTCGACGACCAGCGCCACGAGGCGATGGCCGCCACGATGTGGAACCTCGGGCTCGGCGAGCCCTATCCGGTCTCCGCCATGCACGGCCGCGGATCGGGCGATCTGCTCGACGCGATCCTGGATGCGCTTCCCGAGGCGCCGCGCGAGGCCGAGGTCGAGGAGGCCGGGCCGCGGCGCGTGGCGATCGTCGGCAAGCCGAATGTCGGCAAGTCGTCCCTGCTGAACAAGCTGGCCGCCCAGCAGCGCGTCGTCGTCTCCGACATCTCCGGCACCACCGTCGATCCGGTCGACGAGATCGTCGAGGTCGGTGGGCAGGTGTACCGCCTGATCGACACCGCTGGCATCCGCCGCCGGGTCAAGGAGGCAAGCGGCCACGAGTACTACGCCAGCCTGCGCACCCAGGCCGCCATCGAGCGCGCCGAGGTCTGCGTCATGGTGATCGACGCGTCCGAGCCGATCACCGACCAGGACCTGCGCATCCTGAACATGATCGAGGAGGCAGGCCGGGCGCTGGTCATCGCCTTCAACAAGTGGGACCTCACCGACGAGGAGCGTCGCCGCTACCTCGACCGCGAGATCGAGCGCGACCTGATCGCCTGGAAGTGGGCGCCCACCGTCAACATCTCGGCCCTCACGGGTCGCAACGTCGACAAGCTGAGCAAGGCCATCGAGGAGGCCGCGGCCGGTTGGGAGACGCGCATCTCCACCGGGAAGCTCAACGCGTTCCTCGGCCGGCTCGCCGCGTCGCATCCGCACCCTGTGCGCGGCGGTAAGCAGCCGCGCATCCTGTTCGGCACGCAGGCGCACAGCTGCCCTCCCACCTTCGCGCTGTTCACCAGCGGCCAGATGGACGACACCTACAAGCGCTTCATCGAGCGCAGGCTGCGTGAGGACTTCGGCTTCGTCGGCTCGCCGGTGCACGTCGAGATCCGCGCCCGCGCCAAGCGCGCCGACCGGAAGTAG
- a CDS encoding YdcF family protein has translation MTLGLFVPGLLLLAVFGIGVWRESRRFGLGLILCLAVVELAGALTITIVDAISRSISEEVGASGLLLALILLVLGIAVLGVFLIVNAFTMRRKEGLGLSVLLSAAFGVSIVGYVVGGIVAAFGNNTDVVYFLILLGLPAGYVAFLFVSYLLYSQLYQWGTRRFGGPVDAVVVLGSGLGGGERVTPLLAGRLESGRAVFEKSVEAGRSPILIVSGGQGADEKVSEAAAMSRYLVEQKFPADCLVREDRSTDTEENLANSAELMQRWGAEGEVAVATSNYHAFRSAVIMRKAGIPGYTVGCRTARYYWPSATIREFAAILLEHSRINLVLIVLLCIPLGISIVGRLAGAF, from the coding sequence ATGACTCTGGGTCTGTTCGTACCCGGGTTGCTCCTGCTCGCCGTTTTCGGGATCGGGGTCTGGCGCGAGTCGCGCCGGTTCGGGCTCGGACTGATCCTCTGCCTCGCCGTCGTCGAGTTGGCCGGGGCACTGACGATCACCATCGTCGACGCGATCTCGCGCAGCATCTCAGAGGAGGTCGGGGCCTCCGGGCTGCTGCTCGCCCTGATCCTGTTGGTGCTCGGCATCGCGGTGCTCGGGGTGTTCCTCATCGTCAACGCGTTCACGATGCGCCGCAAGGAGGGACTCGGGCTCTCGGTGCTGCTCTCCGCCGCGTTCGGAGTCTCGATCGTCGGCTACGTCGTCGGCGGGATCGTCGCGGCCTTCGGCAACAACACCGATGTCGTCTACTTCCTGATCCTGCTCGGCCTTCCTGCCGGGTATGTGGCGTTCCTGTTCGTCTCCTACCTGCTCTACTCGCAGCTGTACCAGTGGGGGACGCGACGGTTCGGTGGACCGGTGGACGCGGTCGTCGTCCTCGGGTCGGGCCTCGGCGGGGGAGAGCGGGTCACCCCTCTCCTCGCGGGCCGGCTGGAGAGCGGCCGGGCCGTCTTCGAGAAGTCGGTGGAGGCGGGCCGCTCGCCGATCCTGATCGTCTCCGGCGGGCAGGGCGCCGACGAGAAGGTTTCCGAGGCTGCGGCGATGTCGCGCTACCTCGTCGAGCAGAAGTTCCCCGCCGACTGCCTGGTCCGCGAGGACCGCTCCACCGACACCGAGGAGAACCTTGCGAACTCGGCGGAGCTGATGCAGCGCTGGGGAGCCGAGGGCGAGGTCGCGGTGGCGACGAGCAACTACCACGCGTTCCGCTCCGCGGTGATCATGCGCAAGGCGGGCATCCCCGGCTACACGGTCGGCTGCCGCACGGCCAGGTACTACTGGCCGAGCGCGACGATCCGCGAGTTCGCCGCGATCCTGCTCGAGCACTCACGGATCAACCTGGTGCTGATTGTCCTGCTGTGCATCCCGTTGGGCATCAGCATCGTGGGCAGGCTGGCTGGGGCGTTCTGA
- a CDS encoding dihydrofolate reductase family protein: MGATTYRIMAEFAAQGEPGTESLNAAQKYIVSSTLTDPLGWPNTTIIDGDLHQSVARLKESGATLRTMGSLSLCRSLLVAGPADRFDVVVFPVITGATGRDNIYRGSPDVMLELLQTLDGRLQLLEYRPTVLDGPPGT; encoded by the coding sequence ATGGGCGCCACCACCTACCGGATCATGGCCGAGTTCGCCGCTCAGGGAGAACCGGGAACCGAGTCGCTGAACGCGGCCCAGAAGTACATCGTCTCCTCGACCCTCACCGACCCGCTCGGCTGGCCCAACACCACGATCATCGACGGCGACCTGCACCAGTCGGTCGCCCGGCTCAAGGAGTCGGGCGCCACCCTGCGGACGATGGGCAGCCTCAGCCTGTGCCGCTCGCTGCTCGTCGCGGGACCGGCCGACCGCTTCGACGTCGTCGTCTTCCCCGTGATCACCGGCGCAACGGGCCGCGACAACATCTACCGCGGCTCCCCCGACGTGATGCTGGAGTTGCTCCAGACCCTCGACGGCCGACTGCAGCTGCTCGAGTACCGACCGACGGTGCTGGACGGCCCGCCGGGAACCTGA
- a CDS encoding class I SAM-dependent methyltransferase, whose translation MSGHRHDDPQQDPKEFWEARYGERDQIWSGKVNAVLKDVASSLRPGSALDLGCGEGGDAIWLAEHGWRALGVDISEAAVERARRAAKERGLGSDVIAFEVADLSELELPAHFDLVTASFLQSPVELARASILRRAAAHVRRDGHLLITAHGAPPPWAAPEHKAAFHNFSPDQEIADLELAAGEWETVIAETRHRSAIGPDGNPAELDDSVVLLRRLAG comes from the coding sequence GTGTCTGGTCACCGTCATGACGATCCGCAGCAGGACCCGAAGGAGTTCTGGGAGGCCCGCTACGGCGAGCGCGACCAGATCTGGTCGGGGAAGGTCAACGCCGTGCTCAAGGACGTCGCCTCGTCGCTGCGCCCGGGCTCCGCCCTTGACCTGGGCTGCGGCGAGGGTGGTGACGCGATCTGGTTGGCCGAGCACGGCTGGCGCGCGCTGGGCGTCGACATCTCCGAGGCCGCCGTGGAGCGGGCGCGTCGGGCGGCGAAGGAGCGTGGCCTCGGCTCGGACGTGATCGCCTTCGAGGTGGCCGACCTGTCCGAGTTGGAGCTTCCCGCCCACTTCGACCTGGTGACGGCGAGCTTCCTCCAGTCGCCCGTCGAGCTTGCGCGGGCGTCGATCCTGCGTCGGGCGGCCGCGCACGTCCGCCGGGACGGCCACCTCCTGATCACTGCGCACGGAGCCCCGCCGCCGTGGGCCGCCCCCGAGCACAAGGCCGCCTTCCACAACTTCAGCCCCGACCAGGAGATCGCCGACCTCGAGCTGGCGGCTGGGGAGTGGGAGACCGTGATCGCGGAGACCCGCCACCGCTCCGCGATCGGCCCCGACGGCAACCCGGCCGAACTCGACGACTCGGTCGTCCTCCTCCGCCGCCTCGCCGGTTGA
- a CDS encoding DUF7669 domain-containing protein has protein sequence MADTIWGRLEECVQHLSEPFRASEIVGWFRRHYPDVDERSLRTHIQGATSNVSAESRGGFARRRPLITRIDRGLYTRYDRENGPVATEVQPPRERKGRRQSSRHVDIEGAVTACLARRTPDARYTSFDYCFNHFQQNRRRMAVWYQSTGMEASCFHLAFYLASWGMLRGSSGLFQRSARHLMPLIETIASAPDEVWNLDLDGYDTQGIDLILQTAKDVRRALRPVEASDILVSKVMLGVFGCVPAFDTYFKKGFGVSTFGRGALDQIGEFYRANSRLIESLRAPTLDFTTGKPTTLLYTRAKVVDMAFFLEGGYPG, from the coding sequence GTGGCAGATACGATCTGGGGCCGGCTCGAGGAGTGCGTGCAGCACCTCTCGGAGCCGTTTCGCGCCTCCGAGATCGTGGGTTGGTTCCGTCGCCACTACCCGGACGTGGATGAGCGCTCGCTTCGCACTCACATCCAGGGCGCCACGTCGAACGTCTCCGCGGAGTCTCGAGGCGGGTTCGCGCGACGCCGACCTCTCATCACCAGGATCGACCGCGGTCTCTACACCCGCTACGACCGGGAGAACGGTCCCGTGGCGACCGAGGTGCAACCGCCCCGGGAGCGTAAAGGACGGCGACAGTCGTCGCGCCATGTGGACATCGAGGGCGCCGTCACCGCGTGCCTCGCCCGCCGCACCCCCGATGCCCGGTACACCTCCTTCGACTACTGCTTCAACCACTTTCAGCAGAACCGGAGGAGGATGGCAGTCTGGTACCAATCCACTGGGATGGAGGCCAGCTGCTTCCATCTCGCCTTCTACCTGGCCAGCTGGGGCATGCTCCGTGGATCCTCCGGCCTGTTCCAACGCAGTGCCCGCCACCTGATGCCACTCATCGAGACCATCGCCAGCGCCCCCGACGAGGTATGGAACTTGGACCTCGACGGCTACGACACCCAAGGCATTGACCTGATCCTGCAGACCGCCAAGGACGTTCGCCGAGCCCTGCGACCTGTCGAGGCGTCGGACATCCTCGTCAGTAAGGTGATGCTGGGCGTGTTCGGCTGCGTCCCGGCGTTCGACACCTACTTCAAGAAGGGCTTCGGCGTCTCCACGTTCGGACGCGGAGCTCTGGACCAGATCGGCGAGTTCTACCGCGCCAACAGCCGGCTCATCGAGAGCCTGCGGGCACCCACGCTTGATTTCACCACGGGCAAGCCGACGACCCTGCTCTACACGAGGGCGAAGGTCGTCGACATGGCCTTCTTCCTCGAGGGCGGGTATCCGGGGTAG